Genomic DNA from Candidatus Komeilibacteria bacterium CG_4_10_14_0_2_um_filter_37_10:
AGTGCTAATTAATATGTTTTATCCCTTGCAACTTTTAGCCGACTGGCTAACTTATTTAGTTTTTAATATTGCTCCCGAAACACTATTGGCTACAGCCGTTAATTTCTTTATTTTCGATACGCTTAAGATATTTATTTTACTCTTTGTAATTATTTTTATCGTGTCTTTTGTACGTACTTATCTACCACCGGAAAAAGTCCGTTTGTTTTTAGCAAAGAAGAATAAATTAACTGGCCATATTCTAGCTTCCTTACTCGGTATTATTACACCTTTTTGTTCTTGCTCGGCCGTGCCTTTATTTTTAGGTTTTGTGGAAGTTGGCGTTCCTCTGGGTGTTACTTTTTCTTTTTTAATAGCCTCTCCAATGATCAATGAAGTGGCTCTTGTTTTACTTTTTGGTTTATTTGGTTGGAAAATATCTTTACTATATATTTTAAGCGGTTTAATTATTGCTATTGTTTCGGGATTATTTATTGACCGCATGAAAGTGGAACACTTAGTTGCTGATTTTGTTTGGAAAAATAAAATAAAGGATAATACAATTTTGGAAATTAAAATGAGTCAGAAAGAAAGAATGACTTACGCTTTAAACTATGCAATAGATATATTTAAAAAAGTTTGGCCTTATATTTTAGTCGGTGTTGGTCTAGGAGCCTGGATTCATGGTTATGTGCCTGCTGACTTCCTAGCTCAATACGCCGGAGCAGATAAGTGGTATGCTGTTCCACTAGCTACTTTAATTGGTATTCCACTTTATTCAAATGCCGCTGGAGTTATTCCTCTAGTTAGTGCTTTAACTGAAAAAGGGGTGGCAATCGGCACCACTTTAGCTTTTATGATGGCGGTGACCGCTCTGTCTTTACCAGAATTTATGATTTTAAAAAAGGTCATAAAAAATAAATTGATTGTTATTTTTGCCTCAGTGGTTGGGGTCGGTATTATTATAACTGGGTATCTATTTAATTTAATTTTAAAATAAAATTATGAACAAAAAAGTTCTAATTCTTCCTTTACTAATTTTAAGTGTATTTATTTTTGCCGGATGTGGTACAAAAAATACTGAAAATACAACCCAAACAAATGAAGTTAAGGCTAGTGAAAACATATTAAAAGCTGATAAGGTTCAGGTGTTCACTTTTCATGCTACACAGCGTTGTGCAACCTGTATTGCGATTGGTAAATTGTCTGGCGAGGTAGTTGAAGAATATTATCAACCAGAGCTACGTGATGGTAAAATAGAAGTTCGGGAAATAAATATTGATTTGCCAGAAAATAAAGAGTTAGCTACCAAATTTCAGGCCAGTGGATCATCTTTAAAGATTAATGCTATTTATGATGGGCAAGATCATATAACTGAAGACACCGCCGTTTGGCGTTTAACATCAAATCCCACTCAATATAAAAGCTATTTAAAAAATAAGATTGATGCCCTTTTAGGTAAATAATATGGATTTAATAAATAGCTTAATTGACAACTATAATTTGCCAATGCTAACGGCTTTTCTTTTGGGTATTTTAACTTCAATTAGTCCTTGTCCCTTAGCAACCAATATAACAGCCGTCACTTTTATATCTAAAGATATTAAAACCCCGAAGCACACTATTTTATCTGGTCTTTTCTATACACTAGGACGTGGTATTAGTTATACTTTACTGGCTACTTTAATTTATTTCGGTCTATCGTCTTTTAAAATTTCTAGTATTTTCCAAGGTTGGGGTGATAAAGTTCTTGGCCCAGTTTTAATAATTATCGGATTGATAATGTTTGATGTTATTAAAATCAACTTAAAAACTAGCGGTAAAACTGAAAAAATTAAACTCTGGTTATCAGCTAAAGGTTACTTTGGATCATTGGCTCTAGGCATATTATTTGCTTTTGCTTTTTGTCCTTATAGTGGAGTCTTATTTTTTGGCGTCCTAATTCCATTGATACTTAGATCAGCCAGTGGATTACTCTTACCATCTATTTTTCGCTTTAGGCACAGGATTGCCAGTAATTATCTTTTCATTTCTAATCGCGTATAGCATGAAAACTGTTAGTCGAGCCTTTCAATCGGTGCAGAAAGTTGAAAAATGGTTAAGATATGGAGTGGCAATAATATTTATTATAACTGGCTTGTATTACACCCAATATTTAATTCAATTTATTATAAACGCTTAAATGTCAGAACATAATCACAGTCACGAGACATCATTAAAAAATCTTGTTTGGTCAATTGGTATTAATATAGTTATTGTAATTTTTGAAATTATATTTGGTTTGATATCTCGAAGCTTTGCCCTAATTGCTGATGCTTTACACAATGTCACAGATGTTGGTTCTATGATATTGAGTCTTTGGGGTGAAAAGTTAATGAAAAAGCCTCAGACTAATAGAAAAACCTATGGTTATAAGCGAGCCGAGGTACTTATCGCTTTTGTAAATGGAGGAGTACTTTTTGCTATTGTAGGGTTTATTTTAATAGAAGCAATTATTCGTATTTTTAACCCAGAACCAGTATCAGGAATAACAATGATGATTGTGGCTAGTGTTGCACTTTTTGGTAATGGGTTAGCTACCTACTTATTGAAAAAAGGGGCTGATAAAAATTTAAATTTAAAAAGTGCTTGGCTCCATTCTCTACAAGATGCTCTTTTTTCTTTTGGAGTAGTTATAAGTGCGGCGGTAATTTATTTTACTGGCTGGAGTTGGCTTGATTCTTTAGTTTCTATTGTAATATCTATTCTCTTACTCAAAGAAATATTTAATATTCTATTTGATGCCATTGATATGTTGATGGATTCTGTTCCTAAGGATATTGATTTTGCTAAAGTTAAATCTGAATTATTAGCAATTCCTGGGGTGGTCGAAGTAAATGATCTACATATTTGGCAGACTGGAAGTGAAAATAAATTATTAAGTTCTCATTTAAAAACTATTGAGTTAAATCCTGTTGAACGAATGGAGTTGATAGTCAATATTCAATCTTTCTTGGAAAAAGATTATCATATAAACCACACTACCCTACAGATAGTTTCAGAGAGTGAAGCTAAGAATCTCAAGCTCAAGTGTAGCCATTGTAATTAACTTTTATTTTCAACAAGTGTTAATTTTTTATCTCTTAACACAATCTTGCTCCTTAAATTAGCCAGTAACTCTCGTTTCTCAATAGAACTGCCTTCTTTTAATACGTATCTAGCATAAACCCGCATATCAACTGCGGGTTTATGTTTTTTGTGAGGTTGTTTTTCGCCTAGTACCATATTTTGGAATTTATTTAATCGCTCGACCTCCATTTCCATTCTAGTTAATATTCCTAGCTCATTCATATCAACCTTATCTATTATTTTTAGAAGTTCAAATATTAATTCTTCTTCTCTAATATATTTATTCTTGCAGAATCTGTCTCTGGCCCTTGAGCACCCATAATAAATATAATGAGCCGTTGTTCCGTCTTTAAGTTGTTTATATTTATCTTCCGCCGATATTCCTGATCCGCAACACCCACAAGTAATTAGCTTAGTGAAAGCGAACTCTTTATTCTCCCTAACTATATTATCTCTTTTTAATTGGGTCTTTGCTTTCTCAAATAGTTCCTGAGTAATTAACGGTTTATGCTTGCCCTGATACCATCCCATTTGTCCCATTCTTGAATCCTAGACCCCGACCCACGTACTTAAATTGGCCTCTGGCTAATCGTCCAAAAAAGCCTTATAATGTTGCTATATGGTGGTACTTAACCACAGTACTCCGCCAAGAAAATTTTTTATCACACAGACCCCCAATGCCTATGAAAGTTAAAATTAAGGCTTCAGTCATGCCAGCGCAAGATTTGATAAAATAAATTTATGACCACATACAAACACACTCAAATTAGTTATCTGATGCTGGTTGTCACGCTGGCCGTGCTGGTACTTTTTACATGGATTCAAATTACTGCCAGAGCAGAGCCACCGTCTGTCGACTCGGGCACAAATTTACTCATTACTGCTGTAATGGTATTAATTTTGTTTACTCTTGAGTCATTTACCACACTGACAGCGTCGATTGATAAAAACTGTCTTCAAATTAAATTTGGCTATAGAATTTTTAGGAAAAAATTTCTGCTTGGTGAAATATTATCAACAAAGCAAGTAAAAAATCATTGGTATTATGGCTGGGGAATAAGGTTATGGTTATGGCCAAAGATGATGTGGATATATAATGTTTCTGGTTTTGACGCAGTAGAAATAATTATGAAAAACGGAAAAACTTATCGTATAGGGACAGATACTCCTAGCGAGCTAGAAGTCACAATTAAGCAGGCTATAAATTCCTAACTGATAAAAAAATTTACCACCACTCCTTCGCTCAAGATTCGGAAATGCAAAGCAAAAAAAATTGCCTGCCCGTCCGACTTGTCCGCCAAAGTTCTGGCGACGGCGGAAGCTGAAAAGTGTAAGAGGGAAATCGTCCGCCCCGCTCAATTTTCAGTGAAATCAATTCGGATATTTTCGAAAGTACACCACCAAAATTAAAAGTCGGATGATCCACTTACCTATTTTTATTCAGTAACCAATTTACTAATTGATATTCTTGTAAGCTCACTGCTTATAATTAAGTGTAAACATATCAAAAATTATGATTAAATTTGTTTATTTTGATGTTGGTGGCGTCGTTATCCAAGACTTTAGTAGAACCAATAAATGGGAAGAGTTAAAATCTGGGCTGGGCATAAAACCAGATCAGACAAAAGACTTCAATGAAATTTTTGATAAATACGAACTTGGTATTTGTGTTGGGAGAGATGTTGAGACATTAGTTCCCCTACTTCGAGAAAGTTTAGGTTTAAAAATACCAAAAGACTACTCATTCCTTCACGATTTTGTTCATCGATTTGAGAAGAATGAATCTATTTGGCCGATCATAAAAAATCTTAAGGGAAACAAAAAAATAGGACTATTGACCAATATGTACCCCCATATGCTGGATGCAATATATCAGGCGGGCTTAATGCCAGAGACTAACTGGGATGCAATTATAGATTCCAGCATTGAAAAAGTACGCAAACCTCAAATTGAGATATTTCAATTAGCCCAAAATAGGGCAGGCGTTCAGGGAGCAGAAATTCTTTTTGTGGAGAATGGCGCGAAACATGTAGCAGCTGCTAAAAAGTTTGGTTGGCAAACATTTCTTTATGATCCAACAAACACAACTCAATCAAACCAGAATCTAGAAAGACTTCTTACTTAAAACAACAACAGGTCGGACGAGTCTACTTTTGATACCTTGATGGTGAATAGAAATACAATTTTAAAACAAGTTGTTTTTTAGTATTATTTTTTACTCAATGGTATAATATTGACAGAATATATTTCATAAATATTATACAAAATACATGCTCAATAATATTCAAGAACAAGCTTTAGAAAAAACTAATACTCAAACTTTATCACAGTTTATTGGCTTAGCTAGCGTGGCGACAATTTTACCATTTGTTTTACATCTACAATTAGTAACTGGTCCTATTATTAATGCGATATTTATCTTGCTACTATTTTTAGTAGGTATCAGAAGCGCTTTGGTGGTAGCACTCATTCCTAGCTTAATGGCTCTTTCCGGCGGACTACTACCCGCTGTTCTGGCGCCAGTAGTACCCTTCATTATGATTAGCAACATCATCTTTATTTTAAGTATTGACCGCTGCTATGACTGGCAACCAAATATTAAAGGCTATTGGCTGGGCGTTTTTACCGGGGCAATTTTAAAATTTGCCTTTTTGTCTCTCAGTGTTAGCTGGATTACAAAATTACTCTTACGACAAGAATTGGCTTCAGCGGTATCGCAAATGATGAGTTGGCCACAATTAGTCACAGCTATTTTGGGTGGCACAATAGCCTGGATAATTCTTAAAGGACTAAAAAAACTCTAACATAGTCCAGTAATCGTACCACAACAAAATATGAATAACTACTATGGTAGTTATTTTTATTTTACTGTTATTCTGTTAAAATGATGTTATGATAACTCTCTCCTCTAAATTAGAAGATATATACAGCGTCGGTGATACAACAGCGCGAACGTTGAAGAAAATGGGTTTAGATACGGTGGAAAAACTTATTTATCACTTTCCTTTTCGCTATGATGATTTCAGCCAATTAAGTAAAATAGCAGACCTGCAAATTGATCAAATAGTAACCGTTAAGGTAAAAATTGAACTGATTAATAGTCGTCGTTCCTGGCGACGCCGGCTCACCCTCACCGAAGCTCTGGTACATGATGAGAGTGGTACGCTGAAAATAATTTGGTTTAATCAGCCATATCTCAATAAAAATCTAAAAGCTGGTGATGAAGTATATTTATCCGGCAGGGTTAGCGGTGATCTGCTGGGACGACAATTAAATAATCCTAGCGTTGAAAAAGTTAAAGCCAGCACGATCCATACTGCCCGCCTAGTACCTATTTACTCTATTACTAAAACATTAACCACTAAACACCTCCGCACGATCCTCCACCAATTATTACCAACTATTAAACAAATTCCCGACTACCTGCCTCTAGAGATACGACAAAATAATAAACTAATCAGCTTAGCTGAGGCGCTGGAACAAATTCATTTTCCGACCGATCAAAAAAAGGCCCAAGAGGCACAGACCAGATTACGCTTTGATAATTTGTTTTTGCTGAATCTTCATCAACAATGGTTAAGAAAAAAAATTGAACAAACACCAGCTCCGATAATGTCATTTGATCAGAAAAAAATAAAAAAATTCGTCGCTGATCTTCCTTTCACACTAACAGCTGACCAAAAAAAAGCAGCCTGGGAAATTATTCGTGATACGCAAAACAAATATCCCATGAATCGTTTACTTAATGGTGATGTTGGTTCTGGTAAAACAGTAGTCGCAGTTTTGGCAGCGTATCATATTGCTCTCAATAAATACCAAACAGCAATTTTAACGCCAACAAGCATCTTAGCTCATCAACACTATTTAACAATTAGTACTCTTTTACATCAGCAAAAAATAACCATCTGCTTATTAACACAAAAAGAGCACCGACTTATCTGCCACGGACAAGAAGAAAAGATCAGTAATGCAGAATTGCTGAAAAAAATCAAAACTAACAAAGTTCATTTAATTATTGGCACGCATGCCATCTTGCAAAAAAGTGTTACCTTTGCCAATTTGGGTTTAATAGTCGTTGACGAACAACATCGTTTTGGTGTACAACAACGCCAATCTTTAAAAAATAAAAATCAACAAAATGGGTGGTTGCCACACTTCTTGTCTATGACTGCAACGCCTATTCCCCGCACACTAGCCCTCACAGTTTATGGTGACCTCGATCTTTCAATATTAAAGAAAATGCCGGCCGGCCGCTTGTCTATTATTACTTCTTTGGTACCAGCTAGCAAACGGGCTCAAGCCTATGACTTCATCAATAAACAAATAGCGGCCGGCCGCCAAGTGTTCGTACTGTGTCCGCTGATTGATCCTTCAGATAAACTAGGTGTCAAATCAGCCACCGCCGAATATGAACGATTAGATAAAACTGTTTTCCCACATTTGCGTATTGGCTTACTACACGGCAAATTATCTAGTGAAGAAAAAAATCAGGTTATGACTAAATTCAAAAATCAGGAGACTGATTTATTGGTGGCAACGTCAATTATTGAAGTTGGAATTGATATTCCGAACGCTACTATCATGATGGTAGAAGACGCTGATCGCTTTGGCTTAGCACAATTGCATCAATTTCGCGGTCGCGTTGGTCGCGGTGACCAGCAATCGTATTGCTTACTCTTTACTAATAGCACCACCAAACAAACCACAGATCGATTAAAAATTATGACAACCGTCAAAGATGGCTTTAAATTAGCTGAATATGATCTGAAGTTTCGTGGTGCTGGTAATATCTTTGGTACTGAACAATCTGGTTATTTTGATTATCTACTTTGGTCTG
This window encodes:
- a CDS encoding DNA helicase RecG, encoding MITLSSKLEDIYSVGDTTARTLKKMGLDTVEKLIYHFPFRYDDFSQLSKIADLQIDQIVTVKVKIELINSRRSWRRRLTLTEALVHDESGTLKIIWFNQPYLNKNLKAGDEVYLSGRVSGDLLGRQLNNPSVEKVKASTIHTARLVPIYSITKTLTTKHLRTILHQLLPTIKQIPDYLPLEIRQNNKLISLAEALEQIHFPTDQKKAQEAQTRLRFDNLFLLNLHQQWLRKKIEQTPAPIMSFDQKKIKKFVADLPFTLTADQKKAAWEIIRDTQNKYPMNRLLNGDVGSGKTVVAVLAAYHIALNKYQTAILTPTSILAHQHYLTISTLLHQQKITICLLTQKEHRLICHGQEEKISNAELLKKIKTNKVHLIIGTHAILQKSVTFANLGLIVVDEQHRFGVQQRQSLKNKNQQNGWLPHFLSMTATPIPRTLALTVYGDLDLSILKKMPAGRLSIITSLVPASKRAQAYDFINKQIAAGRQVFVLCPLIDPSDKLGVKSATAEYERLDKTVFPHLRIGLLHGKLSSEEKNQVMTKFKNQETDLLVATSIIEVGIDIPNATIMMVEDADRFGLAQLHQFRGRVGRGDQQSYCLLFTNSTTKQTTDRLKIMTTVKDGFKLAEYDLKFRGAGNIFGTEQSGYFDYLLWSALTNPLLIKQAKDSTQYLLTSDPDLNNHPRLKEKITAANLDQYNSHRE
- a CDS encoding cation transporter; translation: MSEHNHSHETSLKNLVWSIGINIVIVIFEIIFGLISRSFALIADALHNVTDVGSMILSLWGEKLMKKPQTNRKTYGYKRAEVLIAFVNGGVLFAIVGFILIEAIIRIFNPEPVSGITMMIVASVALFGNGLATYLLKKGADKNLNLKSAWLHSLQDALFSFGVVISAAVIYFTGWSWLDSLVSIVISILLLKEIFNILFDAIDMLMDSVPKDIDFAKVKSELLAIPGVVEVNDLHIWQTGSENKLLSSHLKTIELNPVERMELIVNIQSFLEKDYHINHTTLQIVSESEAKNLKLKCSHCN